CAGCCCGTACGTCTATGTCACGTTCAACGACCCAAAGGACTACAAGCCCGACAGGCCCATGAGCCCCTTTGGCCAGAACACCATGGCGTTTTCTTCCATAGAGGAGATGATGAAAAACATGCCAAAGGTGATGGCAAGCATGCCCGGCATGTTCGGCGGCGGCCTTACCGACACCCCGGTCATCAAGGCGAGCATGAAGGAGTACCAGGACATGGGGATAAAGGTCGGCGACAAGGTCACAATCGAGATCCAGAAGGTAGAATCGACGGGCGTCTGAGCCCTTAATTTAAATACGCATTCAGCGGTATACCTGCTGTTTGGAACAGCAGCGAAAGGTGCGCGCAGAGGTAAAGCTGCCTCTTATACTCATACACACCCCGTTTGGCCTGGACTTCTTTGACAGGGTAGCCAGGGCTCCCGGCGCAAAGGCATGGGCCAGCATAAACACGTACTTGATGCCCGTCATAACCGTCCTTGCGATTTTCCTCATAGTAGGCTCGCTTGCGGTGCTCTTTTCAAACGCCGACGCAAGAACCAGCATCCGCGGGGTAGGACCGACGGCAAACCTGCTCATACCCGGCCTCAACCCGTACCTGCCCATAGTGGAGGGGTGGGTGGCGCTTGTGGTGACCATCATAATCCACGAGGCAGGCCACGGCATCATCGCCAGGGTCTACAACATCCGCGTGGACTCGACCGGGCTCGTGCTGTTCCTCGGGATACCGATAGGCGCATTTGTCAATATTGAAAGAGATGAGCTTGCCAAGGCGACCCTCAAGCAAAAGAGCGCGGTGCTGACGGCAGGCCCCCTCAACAACATGATACTTGCAGGCGTCTCGCTCCTTGCGCTTTTCCTGGTGATGTCGACGCTCACCCCGCTGCCGCCGGCTCCCGGCGAGCCCCAGTTCGGAGTGGCTGTCATCAGCGTCAACCCCGGCTCGCTTGCCCAGTCCATCGGGCTTCCGCAGGGCGCCGTCATACAGGAGGTGGCAGGCCAGGAGGTCAAGAAGAATGAAGATCTAGGTCCCCTCCTTCGCGCCAACCTTGGCCAGACCATCGACATTACATGGGTCGAGGGGTCCGGCGGCGACGGCAACACCGCTTCTTTTGCGACAGTGACAAAGTCAGTGACACTTCCCGACGCCGTAGAGCCCGGCAAGGGCACGCTTGGCATTACAGTGGCGACTATAGATACCACTGGCGCAGTCCTTGAAAGGTACAAGGGCGCATTCAGCTCCAACCCACTTGCCATACTCCTCCCGCCAACTATTCAGGAAGGAATCGTGCCATACTCTCAGCTGATGACTCCAAAGTACGAGTCGTCCATCGGCTCTGTGTGGTCGCCTCTGGCAAACATGCTGTTCTGGCTGTGGTTTGTCAACTTTAACGTCGGCATATTCAACGCGCTGCCGATAGGCCCGCTCGACGGAGGCCAGCTGTACAACTCGCTCATTGAAAAGAAGATCAAGTCGCAGATAATGGCCAAGAACGCCACCACGATGCTCACGATACTGATGGCGGTAATCGTGGCGGCGGCGATACTGCTCCCGTACGTGATATAGAGACGTACGGAGAAGCAGCTGCAGGGATTAACCCGGATATTGAGAGAACAATGTGGAATCCCTAACGAGGCAGGCAGCGATTCATGCAAAGGATGAGCTGGTTAGCCCGGTTGTAAAAGGTCTAGGCATAAGAATCCACAAGGTAACAATCCTGAATGAAAAGGATTGTATCAAGGTCAAGCAGAAAAGCTGGCTTGACAAAAAGGATTGGGTAGAAATTCACGACATTCTAAGAGTACAAGGGTTTAGTTTGCTTGCAAATGGAAAGGATAGCTGTTGGATAAGACATATTCAATAGCAGAGGAGACTACAAAAATCCAAAATTAACTGCTGATACGCTCCTCTTCATCGAACATATTTAGGAGAAACCTTGATCATCAGTTCACCGCAACAGGGGCATTTGAAAGCCATCCTGTCTCCCCAATAGCTAAAGACAGTCATGCAATTCGGACACTTGCACATCTTATCACGATATACAAGTTGTGGATCTCTTATTATTTGTGGCAAAAAGTCTTTCTTTGCAGTAGGAGCCCGAACGTCGCTAATGTAATCAGCGATCTCAAAGTCTCGTCGAGACGAAAGTGGGTGTGGAAAATAGTGATTTAGATAGGGGACGGCAAAATCAACTCCTTCCTCGTTAAAGACATAGACAGGTTTTTGTGGAATTGAGGCAGCGGCAACGCCAATCTCGAACGCAACCCAATTCCTGGTATGCATTATTGAAGCCACATTTTTTGTCAGGATTACAAAAAGCGCCTTTGATTTGGTTATCTCTTTCCTTATCCATTTCCAGTTGGGTTCTTTATTCCTGTGCCATCCCTCATATTCCATAGCCACTGCCTTAACACCAGTATCTTTGAAAGCGTTGTGAAAGAACTTCATGATCTCTGTATCTGAAGCACTATGAGAGATGAAAATGGTTTTTGCTGACATTTACTCTATGTCTAGAAAGAGTCCTGTCGAGATCAAGGGCGATTCCATCGTTTTTGCTGGCTGTCGAGAGTCGGGCGATTTTGTCGAAGGCAGGGCGATAAGTCAGATGTCAGAAGTTGAGGATAATGCTTTCTTGCGGCCAAGTA
The sequence above is drawn from the Nitrososphaera viennensis EN76 genome and encodes:
- a CDS encoding site-2 protease family protein, which encodes MEQQRKVRAEVKLPLILIHTPFGLDFFDRVARAPGAKAWASINTYLMPVITVLAIFLIVGSLAVLFSNADARTSIRGVGPTANLLIPGLNPYLPIVEGWVALVVTIIIHEAGHGIIARVYNIRVDSTGLVLFLGIPIGAFVNIERDELAKATLKQKSAVLTAGPLNNMILAGVSLLALFLVMSTLTPLPPAPGEPQFGVAVISVNPGSLAQSIGLPQGAVIQEVAGQEVKKNEDLGPLLRANLGQTIDITWVEGSGGDGNTASFATVTKSVTLPDAVEPGKGTLGITVATIDTTGAVLERYKGAFSSNPLAILLPPTIQEGIVPYSQLMTPKYESSIGSVWSPLANMLFWLWFVNFNVGIFNALPIGPLDGGQLYNSLIEKKIKSQIMAKNATTMLTILMAVIVAAAILLPYVI
- a CDS encoding TIR domain-containing protein encodes the protein MSAKTIFISHSASDTEIMKFFHNAFKDTGVKAVAMEYEGWHRNKEPNWKWIRKEITKSKALFVILTKNVASIMHTRNWVAFEIGVAAASIPQKPVYVFNEEGVDFAVPYLNHYFPHPLSSRRDFEIADYISDVRAPTAKKDFLPQIIRDPQLVYRDKMCKCPNCMTVFSYWGDRMAFKCPCCGELMIKVSPKYVR